The nucleotide sequence AATCGAGATCGAACAAGAGGACGACGGCCGCTGGATTGCGGAGGTTCCTGCAATTCCCGGCGTTCTTGCCTATGGGAATTCGCGGGATGAAGCCATTGGTCGCGTACAAGCCTTGTCGTTGCGCGTACTGGCCGATCGGCTGGAGCACGGCGGGTCTGTTTCGCAGATCGGAGCGGTTTTCGCGGTGGGACCATGAGTCAATGGCGCGCCGACAAAAGCACGTAGAGTGCTCGCCGCGCTGTTGCGCATCGGATGGAGTGTTAAGCGACAACCAGGCGGTTCGCACCGTGTCCTTGGGCGACCAAGCCGGCCTGACGTCGTTTTTGCGTTCCATGACAACGTGGAAATTGGACCGCGCATGCTGGCGCGAATTGGAAAGCACACGGGACTCAGCCCAGACGATCTCTAGCCCGATACAAGAGTGACGTACATGCATGCGTTACGATCGACTGCTCTCCTAGTGTGGTTGGCGGCATATCAATCGTTTGCCGCCGGAGCGCAACCTATCCCCGTGCGCATCGAGCGCGCCGCCGACGGCTACCGCCTGCTGCGCGACGGCAAGCCTTACTTCATCAAGGGCGTCGGTGGAGACGGCCCACTGGCTCTGCTCGCCAAGGCCGGCGGCAACTCAGTGCGCACCTGGGGGGCCGACAAGCTTGAGGCAAAGCTCGACGAAGCCCACCGTCTTGGACTGACCGTGGCCGTCGGCATCTGGCTGGGCCACGAACGCCACGGCTTCGACTACAACAACTCCGAGCAAGTGGCCGCGCAGTTCGAGTCGACGAGGCAGGCGATCGAGCGCTACAAGAACCATCCCGCGGTGCTCTTGTGGGGGCTGGGCAATGAAATGGAGGGCTACGAGCGCGGCGACAACGCCGCCATCTGGTCCGCAGTGAACAATCTCGCGGGCCTGGCAAAGCAACTCGATCCCAACCATCCGACGATGACCGTGATCGCCGAGATCGGCGGCGACCGCGTAAAAAACATGCACCGCCTGTGCCCGAACATCGACATCGTGGGAA is from Pirellulales bacterium and encodes:
- a CDS encoding type II toxin-antitoxin system HicA family toxin, with the protein product MLAALLRIGWSVKRQPGGSHRVLGRPSRPDVVFAFHDNVEIGPRMLARIGKHTGLSPDDL
- a CDS encoding type II toxin-antitoxin system HicB family antitoxin, which translates into the protein MPLAIEIEQEDDGRWIAEVPAIPGVLAYGNSRDEAIGRVQALSLRVLADRLEHGGSVSQIGAVFAVGP